Genomic window (Accipiter gentilis chromosome 7, bAccGen1.1, whole genome shotgun sequence):
TTTAAAATACTCTCTCCTCTCTCATTTCCTTTGAGGAGTTGACACACAAGGCGTTTAACCTGTCAGTCTCTTAAAATTCCTATCAGTATAACTGAATCATACAGTGCAGAGTGTGAGAAACTTAGTGCTGGTAAAAACAAATGTTTcttcagtattaattttttttctggttatgcAAAATACTATTTATAGCTAAGTTACAAGTTTAGCGAGCAGTTCAAGTGCCAAAATGAGTTGTCTTCTTTTCATTTCTAGTAATAGGATGCATCAGGAAGTGGAGCTCTGATAGTAAATCTTTCTTATAACTAATCAATATTCTGTGATCAAGAGAATGCATATGGGACAGATGTATACCTTTTTTGTGTTGTCTGAATACAggtttttttggagaaaaaaaaaaatctccttagcTATTCATGTGAGTAAGAAACAATGACTGCCAAGCTCTGATAAGTTAAGAAattcataagaaaaattaaaaggtaTGGGAATTTAAAAATTGATATCTTTACAGTGCTTTCACTTCAGTCAGTGTATAAGGATTCCACATAGGTGGATTACAGACCATTAAATACTCAATGACATGTTGATGTTGTGGTTGGACACTGAATTTAAAGGAAAGTCTGAGTTGCCTAGACCCAGGTTCTGTATTTGAGAAGGCAAGAACACAAGTTCCTACAGGTTGCTGTCAAGTTATCTGTGAGTGATGTAAACGTGGAGGAACTTGCCCTTCGCAGCTGGGCAAAGAAGCGATTGTTCTATGGCATGTAAATATAATATTTAGCCTCTAAACATGTATGCAGCTAAGAAAAATGGTATGAAATGAATTGGCCAAACTCCGCTAACAGGAAGCTAAAAGAAGGTGGGAATGGAGGGGCTTTTCACAGTGGGGTGTTTGTGaacagattttctttctaaaaccacTGTCCCAGGAAAAGGTTCTGTTTTGTGTTGCTTCTCCCTCCACTCTGTCCTGATAATCCTGAAAATTAGAAGGTAATGAAGATGGCCGTTtctgaagggggggaaaaacctaGGAGAGTACAGCCTATTGAGGGCAACAAAGCAAAggatgcaagaaaagaaaagtaatctttaaaaatagattggggaaaaaagaagaactAAAGCAGTACTTTCCAACCTGTGTATTACATTtagctagaattttttttcagcctatGGAACAAGAGAGGGGAAGAGCTGCTTTTTCTGCTATCCTGGTATCGTGTTACTGCCCTCTGCTTAATTTTGAGAAATGCAAGGGTCAAAGGAGAGCTTTTATGGGGTGATAGTAAGTCAAGACTAAACATAAACTTGGCAGAAATAATTGCATAACATAGTTCAAAAGGTCTTCTGTTGATTTATTCTGGAGTCGTCGTCTTTCCCATCTAGCTGGGGAGCTTCAAGTATGGCATGTAAGTTGTTTAAAAAGTGACTGTGTAGGACctgacacccccccgcccccatcaaTTTGCATGCAATTGGCATGTGTGATTACATGTAAATAGAGAAACTAGCACATGATTAATTTAATAGGAGAGAGTATTTCTTGGTGGAGTTTGAAAAAGGATTTGTGAGTTCTAATTCACAACAGTTTCTAAAGCAGGGAAAAATGACTGCAACCTAAGAATTTTTACAGTAGCTTAACCAAAAAGAATGGTTATCATGGCTTTGAAAGTTCTCTTTCTTCATTTCGGGTACATGGAACAAGGAAGTGCTAGTTTAAGTTTACTCCTAATGAATAAGAGGACCTTTAAagtgtttcctttgctttttcttaaatgctGGGGTTGCACAACAATAGTTGTCACTAAATTCATGTGTAGTTGACTCAGGCTAGTTACTCATTTGTTGATGGGCAGTTTTTGAGAGCATATACGTGAATAGTTTTTGTTTTCATCTGCAGTAAGCATTCTCTGCTTTGTTATGATTGAGAGACACAGGCTTTAATTTAGAGAGCACTGTTTAGTCTATAGACACTAAAGACTGTAGCTTTTGTACCATTCTGCCAGTTTTGTGATGCATGTTCAAGTATCTTGGGAGAACTGAACTATTGGTGGtggggttcttttgtttgttttaaaggtagGTGTAAGGATTACTTTCTGGCAGAGCTGTTCGGACTCTGTACTCAACTGAGTCTCTCCTTTCAGGGTCAGTCCTACCTGAAGTTTTAGCTTTCACTGTACTGCATAgtctatcttttttttccttgccttgtgAAAAATAAGACTTGCAGTTTTGGCTAATGCAGAGAgtaccttttcttttgtctttgctaTAGATGAAGAAATATATTCTGTTGATAAAAATCTCCATTTAATAATTCTTTTAAGTGGTTGctaaaataatactaaaatattAACATTATAAACTGTTAAGTAGAACTTCTCATCTTAAGGTGAGGTTTTATGAGTAGCTAAGGGCTGTATGTAACTACGCTGCCACCATTGCTACTTACAGTAGTCCAGAGTCATGGATTTCTTTTAACATTCTTTGTTGCAGTATATAATCTGGTTAATGTTGATCAAAGTgttcatttttatacatttcccttttacatctttttttgcaAACTGTTCTAAGTAGCTAAGCTACAACAGTTATTGGTGTTGTGTTGCTAATCATTTGACTGGCAAAATATCTATTTTGGTGTCAAGTGACTTCTAATGATATAGCTAAATAAATGTCAGAAGAAGAATCTGTTGCAGAAGGGTCCTTCTACCTATGGTTCCATGCCTAATGTtactaaaacaattaaaaaatactcAAGGTGAGATTTTCCTTCCAAAAACCTTCCGTGTTGATCTAATGTAGGTTTCAGAAAAGTTGGTCTTTGATCTTCAATATTAGAACTGCAAGGATTCTTAAAAACAATGGTACTTTCTCTGCCACTTGGATAAAATTGTTAACTTTCTTTGAAAGTAGGTCAGGGAAgagaaattctggaaaaaaagaaataaagacagttttgggatctttttaaatggaattcagcgtggaagagaaaaaattaaaacatttcagtatgATCCTGCTTGAATGGGAAATGATGGCTATGTCTAAATTATCAAGTAGTTCAATAGAGAAGGAACAAATCAACAGATGAAAGCAGTGGTGTGTCTTACGTACATTTGGAATGTTTTACCTATGGCTGAATCTAGTCTGCTCACAAGTTAAGTTTTGCCAGGATGTTTGTAGCTCAAGGCTGTCTGGTCATAGGTGCAGGCCTTTATATCTTCATTAGCGTTTGTAGAGTGCACAGTAGAAGAGCTTCTGGCTTAGCTCAGTACAGAAGGAACAAAGATGTAGTTCACAGGCACTGAAACTGCTCTGCAAGCCAAACCAACCCCCAGTAAGTGTGGTTGATTAGGCGTTTTACTTCAGAACTGTGCTAGTGCTCTGAACTAAAGCATTAATTTAGATTCAGCCAAGGAAGTCTAACAGTCATCTTTTGTCCATAGTCTATCAGGAATGTGAGAGATGGGAAAGCATATGGCAGTGCTCGGGCATTTGATGATAACAGTTGTTTTACTAAAATAAAGCTGAGCTTATAAACTGCTCAGATGCATTTCCTGAATACAGTATACTGGTTTTATGCTTGGTCCAGAATTTCACTGGTCTTTCACCAAATGATGCAATGAAGTTGAAATAGATCAACTTTTGGGTGCACCAGGAAAGGACAGAGGAGATGGAAATAATTCCCTTTGCGCtaaaagcaagttattttaaTTAGCATGATGTCTAGGAAAATAAGCATTGATATCTTGCAGAGgggtaggaaaaaaatatgttttgtttgcaTTACGGATGACTTTGAACAGCAATACTTAACAGCTTAAAATAGTTGCTAAAAATCTAATAAGGGTAAAAACTTTGACCAGGTTTTCCTGTAAAGAATTGGTATAAAGTAATTAATCTGAAATAGTTTATATCTGTATTATGTTTATATGCTTACTAACACACGCTTCTGgaactatttttttgtttggtggggttttttgtgttttttaacaagtgcaatttttttttttttaatgcagtcctTCCAGGGAAGCCAGGGACGAGCCTACCTCTTTAATTCTGTGTAAGTATGTTGTTATGGTTATGCACACTACCTACAGAGTGTACTTTTTTTGGTATGCTTCGTAAGTGGAAAACAGTAGGAATTAACGTAGCTGCACtttgcccttttctttttaacgTTGGCTTTACTGACCAGCAATAGTTACTAAAGACTACTGAGGTGATCTGCAAGTATCCCTTTGCACATATTAGTCTATCTTATATTTTAAGTAATTCTGCTAATAGATGAAAGCTTAGGGGCGGGtgttaatttgaaattctgtttgTGTATGGAATGGTAACTGTCTTGAGTAAGAGTTACTGTGAAGTCAAAATATGTTGTGTCACTGTAAAGTCACGCTAGACAACTCTGCTGTAGTCTAAAGAAGAATTTTCCAGTGCGATAGATACATTTACAGGTTAATGTTTCAGTAAACTTGGTACATCTTAAATGACCTTGAATATTGCAAATGTGCTAGAGGCAAAAGGTGATTTTATCAAGCCTAATATTTGCAATTTTAGGCATGTCCTACCCATGATATAAGGCTCTTTGAATTTGCTAatggatgtatttatttttcagcagtttttttgtGTTGCAGCATTTTGGGAAAAGAATGCAGTTAAGTGTCTTAGTCTATTTTAGACCAAGATAATGGAACTATAACTGCAAAGGATTTGATTGCAGATCCTTGAAATTCTTTTTATATGTAGTCATTTAGTGGTGACTTGGGACTTCTAGTATAGCTGTAGTAGTAAGAATCTGGTAATACAACAgcaaaaatggcaaaattttGTTCTTGTGTAACACTGTCTAAAAACTTGGTTTAGTCTTGCCTCATGTTTTCTGCATAGACTCTTACTCATGAAGAAACTAGCTTGATGCAATATTTCATGggatgttttgttttgatatCTCTTTTTATTCATCATTAGTCTGCTGATCTGtagcaaagaaatatttatgaGGCTTTTTCCTTGCTGCTATTTTGGAGTTGGTTCTAAATTCAGCTGTTGGTGCTCATTTACTGGTACAGACTTCCATTATAGAGGTCTCAAATTGTTTTGAAGAAAAGCCCCAAACTGCAGAGGCATCCAGGTACTGCTTAGTGTTCTGTTCTCTGCAAGTTTAACTATTTAGCCTGTCTTTGTTGATGGGAGTAAGTGGGCATCAGTTTGCTGTTCAGACTAGccacttgaaaaacaaaaaacaaaccccttttttcttcctgtccgTCAGCTCAGTGTAACAGAGGAAGTACTTTTACGGCATTGAATAAGTTAGGcacttttttaaactattttttgtcttctggagaaaAGGTGGGTAACAGGTAAGAAatgtaatttctccttttttttttttctttttttttttttttttttttccccccccagggTAAATGTGGGCTGTGGTCCAGCAGAGGAGAGAGTTCTTCTGACAGGTTTACATGCTGTAGCAGATATCTATTGTGAAAACTGTAAAACCACTCTTGGATGGAAATATGTAAGCGATATACTTAAGTTTTCAATAAATGTTTATAAGTTGAAGGACAGATACTTGAGTTAGGCCACTGAGTAGCACCTATACTGATAGTTTAGGTGAATTAGCTCTAGTGCTTTCGTATATATCAGACTGTAATATAGTTTTGCTTCCTTATGTCCGCTGGAATGCTGTCGTAGATAAGGACTTTATTCTGGACTGCAAAACAAGCATGAGCAATAGGTGCTATTACAGTTATCTAATACTTCTGTAATATCTTTTTGCAAGATTACCAATGACATACGCTAAACTGGATGGAAGAAATTGTCGAAGTGTGTCTTTAATTTCTTGTGTTGCAAAAGTTGGTTCATATAGCAGAAATATGAATTACAATAAATGGTACTGAGCATGTTTAGACTGTTTACAACTAATGTGAACTTGATTCTGTTGTTTGCAAAGTTACCTGTGCACTTGCACTGTTAACTGTAACACTTGCAGCTGTGTTTCAAGTttgatgttttgaaaatgttagaTTTTGGGTGTTGCATGTAGGATTTTCATTGATTTGGTATAGCTTCAGATCTTCTAGAAAGAAGTTGTTCTAATGCATTCCCTCTGATGATGAATATAGAGGAGAGCTTTTGAAAAGGCTCCCATTCTCTCTTTacatttcttctgcaaatgaGGAAACTGAACGCAATAACGCTGTTTCCTAaccttcacttaaaaaaaaaaaagttacaattcCCTAAGCAGTGAGAGAACAAGATCTGTTCTGTAGTGGATCTACTGATGAGAAGTTTTACTCCTATTTCCTTCTCAACCCTCTTTatcctctctttcctccctcccgcCCTTGATTTGGTGTAACAGATATGGGATGTTAACTGGAATGTCTCCTGGTTTGTATTTCTAATGCAAGTTTGATGTTTAAAAGACTTAATTTCCCCAGCTTAATTCAGtgtcttgatttttcttctttccaggaaCATGCTTTTGAGAGCAGTCAGaaatacaaagaaggaaaatttatCATTGAACTTGCCCACATGATAAAAGACAATGGCTGGGAGTGAATCataacctttttccttctgtttggaCAATATTCTGTGGAACATGCTTTACAAAGACTAACGCAAAGTAAAGGAAGAGCTTGGCTAGAGTGGCCCTGAGAATATCACTGAACTCTGAAACCTCACAAATGAGTAGTGTAGTGTAAGTGGCTATTTCAGGCcatgtttgccttttctccttGTGTAAGTTCCCTCTTTTTGTACGTGTATTATTGTGTGAACAGTTGTTTTGGAACATTTTGGATGACCTTTTTCTAAACTCTCTCAAACTAGAGAAACAGTTCACTAATTGAAAACGGATTTTACTGGTTAGCATCTATCTCTGACCTATGCCTTTAATGCTACCTTCTGCTGTGCATGCTTCTTGCCTAAACACCTACACTCCAGTCCTGTAGAAGTTCTATATCTGAGCAGTCTGAAAGAATGTATGGGATGGGGTGCTTTTTTATATGTAGCAATTTCTGATGTGTTTGGCAGTGAAGAGGATGCAGTATTGtagttattaatttctttttttaaatttgagtgtACCACAACCTATGTACATCTTGTAGGTGAATCGGTTAAAGGTACAGtgctcactttaaaaaaatatttcaattgcACTGACTGAAGTTAGCAGGCCTCAAGTTGTTAGGAAATGTTATGCTAGAGGTTTGGTATCTTAATGAAATACCTTAGAAGGATTTTAAATCAGTAATGCTATAGAATATGTTCATTTAAGACCAACATATTCCCTAAGGAGTTTGCTggataagaaataaaaactataaAACTATAGCTTGCAAgattaaaaaggcagaaaaatatatgcatcttctattttggaaaaaaaaaattagtcagtgtattaaaaaaaaagttttggtacTGTACCTTTGCCAGTAACAGGGACTTGTGCATCGGTAAAGTTTTATGGCTGGTTCCATGTAACTGTATAGTCCTAATGCACTGGACAAAGAGGTTGAGATCAAGGAAACTTGTTGAAGTATTCTGCTTCTGCTAcatttgaacaaaaatatttatttttgtgagaAATGGCCAGAGCCTATGACATGAGAATTAATATAGAACCTGTAGGAAAAG
Coding sequences:
- the YPEL1 gene encoding protein yippee-like 1, producing the protein MVKMTKSKTFQAYLPNCHRTYSCIHCRAHLANHDELISKSFQGSQGRAYLFNSVVNVGCGPAEERVLLTGLHAVADIYCENCKTTLGWKYEHAFESSQKYKEGKFIIELAHMIKDNGWE